From the Aerococcus viridans genome, the window TACTGACTTTACAACAATGGCGACTTCTCCAGATGGTATCAACATCAACGAAGGTGTTGGTTCAACACATACAGAGAAATTACAAGCCCTTGTAAAAGAAACAGGTGCTGATGTCGGTGTGGCCTTCGATGGTGACGGCGACCGCTGTTTAGCAGTTGACGAAGAAGGTAACCTAGTAGACGGTGACCAAATGATGTTCATCTGTGGTAAATACTTAAACGAACGTGGTAAATTAAACGACAACACAATCGTGTCAACTGTAATGTCTAACTTAGGTTTCCACAAAGCAGTTGAAGAAGCAGGTATGAAAGCACCACAAACCAAAGTTGGTGACCGTTATGTGGTTGAAGAAATGCGTAAACACGGTTATAACCTTGGTGGAGAACAATCAGGTCATATCATCTTCATGGACTACAACAACACAGGTGACGGCCTTTTATCAGCAGTACAATTACTACATGTATTAAAAACTTCAGGTAAAAAATTATCTGAATTAGCTGGTGAAATGAAAACTTACCCTCAAGAATTAATCAATGTGCGTGTAACACGTGAAGGTAAAACAGAAGCAATGAATTCTGCAACGGTACAACAAGTTATTGATGAAGTGAACGCAGAAATGGCCGGCAATGGCCGTATCTTAGTACGCCCTTCAGGAACAGAAAACCTATTACGTGTTATGGTAGAAGCCCAAACCGATGAAGAAGCATACAACTATGCAAAACGAATCGCAGATCAAGTAAGCAAAGAATTCGGCGTAGAATAAAAACAAGGTGTGAGTGAGACCGCTAAGCTCAATAATGCTGGAAGAATAATGCAGTAGCTGATGTAATCAGCTGCAAATTAGTCTGAAGCAGGCTTGAGCTGGTCGAGCGAACCCGATTAACAAGGTGTCACACAAACCGTTTAGAAATGAACCGTTGGAAGATTAGTGTAGTGACTAACGCAGTCAGTTGCGAACTAATCTGAAACGCAGTCATTTCTGGTTTGGGGAACCCGATTATCAGGATGTGATACAAACGTTTTATCGGAATGTGACCACCCTTATTAAGATGAAATAGCGTATGGCCATCGACATACGCTATTTTTTGTACTTTTTTACAAAATATATATGCATATAAACCTTATTAGACTCGGTAACCCGCCTCAGATAAAGTCTGTGGCTGTAATAAACCAATCTTGTCATAGTGGCGCAAAGTTTTCCTTGTCACACCAGCCAAATCGGCTAATTCTCCTATTGTATACATCCTATACTCACCTCTCAATATATATAATAAAGCCTGCCCTTAGGTAAAGGTAAACCTCTTTTTGGTAAATTGTAAAATGAAATGCATAAGGAAATAAACAAAAAAATCATGTAGATACGATATACTTGTTAGCAACCAAACCAAAAGTATAAGGGGTATCTACATGACCAAAAATAATTGTATCACAGAAAAGCGCACCTTCAAACAACTTACTGACATCCAACGCGGAATGCTGGAACAGATGGCGAAAAGCGGCACCTATAAACAAGCTGAAATGGCGCGAGAATTAGGGGTCAGCCAACCCACTGTTTCTCGTGAGTTGAAACGCGGTAGAACGCGCCAGCTTGACTATAAGCGCAATTATTACGAGCAGTATATTGCCGCCTCAGGCGCACGGGTTTATAAAGAAAATCGTGAGAACTCGCATGCGCGGGATCATAATAAATATTCTGCGGCTTTCCTTGCTGCCTTACCTGAAAATCTAGCACCCAAGAAAGGGTTGCGGATTCATAGTGTGGATACTTTTGTACACTCTTATAGAAAGTTGCACCCTGACGAACGCGTACCATGCACGAAGACCGTTTACGCTTTGATAAATGCTGCCGTACTTCCAATCCGTAATATCGATTTGCCTATGAAGACTAGGATGCGGCCACGAAAAACAACCGTTTCTGAACCTAAAGGTCATAACGCTAAACACTTGGGACGCAGTATCGAAGATCGCTCTCCAGAAGTACTCTCGAGGGAAGAATTTGGGCATTGGGAAGTCGATTTAGTATTAGGTAAGAAAACAAAAAATGAGCCTGTCATCATCACTATGGTTGAACGGAAAACACGCTACTGCCTCACTAAGAAAGTTTGGGGAAAAGGCGCAGCGCTGGTTCAAAAAGGCGTGCTTGACTTGATGAAAAAACAGGGGCTAGAACAGTTCAAGTCACTCACAAATGATAACGGCTCTGAGTTTTCAAGTCTGTCTCTTATCGAAAGCATCGCTGAAGACGTTCAGGTTTTCTTTACTCATGCGTATGCTTCTTGGGAGAAAGGAACGAACGAAAGGCATAACCGCATGCTCCGAGAATTTATCCCAAAGGGAGTCACTCTGCGTCCATTGTCCTATTCGTATTTACTGGAAGTAACCGATACGATCAACCACAGACCAAGAAAAATAATGGGCTATACAACACCTGCAGAACGCCTTCAGGAAGAACTGGCCGATTTACAAGCAGCTTAAGGTGTTTTGTTGGTTCTATAGGATAAGAGAATAGATTAGCTGAGTCAAGAGCCGCTTTGCTCCTTCTCTTGACTCAGCTAACCTATCCTCTTGGGTCAGAACCACCAACAACTCACCTGAAAAATGGTAAGGGATGAAACACTCCCTGCCGTCAATGGCTTCAAAGCATTGGTAATACTGGATTATTGAGTAATTCGCTGTCTATAAAGGTTTTTAAAATTTTTTATGCATTTGATATTGCAATTAAGCTAAACCTCTTTTTTGAAAAAGGGCGAATCTTTTTAAGCTAAGTATCATTTCCCGCTACCTTCCTATTTTAATCCTAAAAAAAGACGTGGCAAAATATCTTTCGCCACGTCTTTTACTGCTATTCTATTTCATGATGGTGGTGGTCATGTTTCTCCATTTGTGCAATCAAATATGCCCGGTCTTCGTCAGACATTTCCTCACGGTTGCGACGTAAGGTGAAATGGTCTGGTACTGGATCTAGCCCCCCTGGCACCATTGGGTTACAACGAATAATACGCGCTGTACCCATAGCTGCCCCCTTAAGCGTGCCATGTTTATTGACTGCCTGAATCATATAAGTTGAGCACGATGGATAGTAGCGACAAGTCGGTGGAAACATTGGGGAAATATACTTTTGGTAACCCCGCACCATTTTTACCAGGGGTTTTTCAGCCATAATACGTTTACCCCTCTTTCCCTTCAACCAATGGTAATAATAAACCATCAGCAATCTCTTGCGCTTTAGCATCACCTTTTAGAATTCGAATGATGTCCAAAGCAAAATAAACTGCTGTGGCTGGTCCACGTGAGGTCAATACTTTATGGTTTCCATCGTAGTAGGTGATATCTTCGTGGAAGGTCTTGTAATGCACTTGGTCTTCGAAACCTGGGTAGCATGTCCCTTCCAAGTCTTTAGTGATGCCTGCTGCTTCAAGGGCAATCGGTGACGCACAAATACTAGAAACATATTTATTGTTTGCTACTTGTTGAGCAATCAAGTCAGTTACTCTTTTATCTTTGGCCAATTTTTCTGCACCTGGGCGCCCACCAGGCGTAATCACCATGTCATAGCTATCTATATCAATGTCATCTAGCATCTTATCTGCCATAATCTCAATACCATGGTCACCAATTGTCGATAGGCTTTCATTGATTGATATCATATCGATTGGAATTTCTGCTCGACGTAGGTAATCAATCACTGTAATTGCTTCTACTTCTTCGTAACCTTCACCTAGTAAAATCATTGTTTTCATCTTAAACCCTCCAGCTTAAACTGCCTGTTTTCTTGTCTCTATCTTACCTAAATTTTGGAGATAAGAAAAGGATCGACACTTGGCCGACCCCTCCTACACATGATAATAGATACTAGCTATCCATGTATATTAGTTATTATTGTACTCTTGAACCATCTGTAAATTCACCATTTTGGTGGGCACGACGGCGTTCTTCAGCGCGTTGACGTTCTTCTTCAGATTGTTGTTGTTGATAATCTGCACGTGTCATCACGTCGTTAACATTCATGTTTACTTCAACAACTCTTAAGCCAGTCATCTTTTCAACATTTGCTTTCACTTTTTCGATTGTTTGGTTAAAGGCTGCAGGAATATTTTTGCCATATTCAGCAATTACTTCTAAGTCGATGGCTACTTCTTTACTACCAACTTCAGCGTTAACACCTTTTGTTTTATCATCTTCAGAAGAGAAGAAGCTTTTCACGCCAGATGTGAAGTTACCTTTCAACTCTAAAATGCCGTCAACATCTTGAACTGAGTTATTCGCAATACGTTCTAACACGCGAGGTTCAAAAGCTAAATTATTTTCGTGTTTTACTTGTTCATTTGTTTCAGCCATAATTTAATTCCTCCTAATATTTATGTTGGTCATCTAGCCAACTTTAAATAACCTATAAGTTAATAATAACGTGAATATTTCTGATTATCAACCAATAACCCTTCGACTATTTCATAAAGAACCGTAACCAGGCACGCAAGTCGACCTCACCATCAAAGTAAGCACCGACGATAAAGCCGACAACTGCGATAACAAATACCAGTAAGGCTGTCCCGAAAGTAAAGACTACCCACAATAGTGCAAAGATAAAGGCTGATAATAAGCCGATAATTCGCCCTTTGTATTGGCGCCAAATCGCACGTTCTTCTCGTTTATTCCGCTCTGACATATTATCCCTCCTCCTTATTGCACACGTGGTGCAGCTTTCTGTTTGGCTTGTTTTTCAGCTACAACAACACTACGGTCAATTTGGTTGACCTTCACATTAACATCCGCAACTGGAATCCCCAATGAAACGGCCACAGTATCACGTACGCGTTCCTGTACCCGACTAGCCAAGTCAATTACATTGGTTGCGTCATCCACTTGGAAAACAACGCTTACTTTGGTATCTTCAGGACGTTTACCAAATCGTACTTTTGCTTCAGGGAATTTTACCCCTGACACACGCTGGCTAGCACGGACTGCTGTATCTTCGACAGAATGCTTGGTAAAACTTAATACACCGGCATCCGTTTTGACTTCTAGGTGGTCACGTTTCGCTGGTGCCACAACCGCTTGTAGGAAAACAACTAACACAACCAAGGCTACAAAGGCTAAACCAGCTAACATGGCCCATTGACCATAGGTATCGCCTAAGACAGTCTCTTTAACGAAAGGTGTTAGGTATTGAATTGGGTAAAACAAGGCAATTACAGCTAATAATGCAACCAAGCCCACTAGGGTTAATATAATTTGTAGAAACCTTCTAAAACCACCCATCGGATCCCCTCCTAATTTGTTTATATATTATAAATGATTATGTATAGGTTACAATAAAAGTTATGATAATTCAAACAATCCGCATGATATTTCGAAAACGAAACAAAATATTTTCCCAGCCTATCAAAACGTGTTACACTATATAAAAATAAGTTATTTTTTAAATTCTCATTAACCTTTATTAAAATTGAAAAAGGAGTTTCCCCACCATGAAGACAGTCGTTATCAGCGGATCAAATGTTGGCACCAAATCACGTGTTGCTGCAGATGAATACATTAAACAAGCAAAAAGCTACCGTCCAGATGCGGACATGGAATTAATTGACCTGGCTGAAAAGGACATGGTCTTTTCAGATGGCCGCAATTATTTTGAATACCCTGGTGACACTGGCCAAGTCCTTAAAACCATCATGGCTGCAGATGTCTTAGTCTTGACCATGCCCACTTTCCAAGCTTCATACCCAGCTACCGTGAAAAACTTGTTCGACCTGCTACCCGTGAATGCCTTCCGGGACAAGGTGGTTGGCGTCATCAACACTGCTGGTTCTCCGCGTCATTATTTAATGGTTGAAACCCAATTGATGCCGATCTTAAATTATATGAAGGCCACTGTCGTCAACAAGTACGTCTTTATTGAAGAACGGGACTTCAGTCGCAACGAAATCGTCAGTGATGACATCATTTTCCGCATTGAACGTTTAGTTGACGATGTCTTTACCATGGCAGACGTACAAGCAGAAATTCAAGCCAAAAAAGACGCTGCTTACGGTTTTTAATAGTCAGCACTATCTTATTGGAAAAAGCGTGCCTCAGGGAGGTCAGTCAACTCCCTGAGGCACGCTATTTTTATGGCGGAAACTTTTGACAAAGGGCCTGTCATTTTTCAAAAAGCAAGCATTTAATTCGATTTCATTAATTCATCTACGTAAGCCACAACATCTGGTTGGTTGGCTTCAATTTCAGCAATCTTGTCTGCAAATTGTGGT encodes:
- the glmM gene encoding phosphoglucosamine mutase — protein: MRKYFGTDGVRGLANEELTPELAFKLGRFGGHVLMQHAPEGMEHPRVLVARDTRISGQLLEQALTAGLLSVGIEVQQLGVITTPAVSYLTRTTGATAGVMISASHNPAPDNGIKFFGSDGFKLSDAQEEEIEALLDQEEDTLPRPSAEGLGTVIANPGAVGKYLEFLASTISGDLSGIKVAVDGANGATSPLVNRLFADLGTDFTTMATSPDGININEGVGSTHTEKLQALVKETGADVGVAFDGDGDRCLAVDEEGNLVDGDQMMFICGKYLNERGKLNDNTIVSTVMSNLGFHKAVEEAGMKAPQTKVGDRYVVEEMRKHGYNLGGEQSGHIIFMDYNNTGDGLLSAVQLLHVLKTSGKKLSELAGEMKTYPQELINVRVTREGKTEAMNSATVQQVIDEVNAEMAGNGRILVRPSGTENLLRVMVEAQTDEEAYNYAKRIADQVSKEFGVE
- a CDS encoding MerR family DNA-binding transcriptional regulator, encoding MYTIGELADLAGVTRKTLRHYDKIGLLQPQTLSEAGYRV
- a CDS encoding IS30 family transposase, translating into MTKNNCITEKRTFKQLTDIQRGMLEQMAKSGTYKQAEMARELGVSQPTVSRELKRGRTRQLDYKRNYYEQYIAASGARVYKENRENSHARDHNKYSAAFLAALPENLAPKKGLRIHSVDTFVHSYRKLHPDERVPCTKTVYALINAAVLPIRNIDLPMKTRMRPRKTTVSEPKGHNAKHLGRSIEDRSPEVLSREEFGHWEVDLVLGKKTKNEPVIITMVERKTRYCLTKKVWGKGAALVQKGVLDLMKKQGLEQFKSLTNDNGSEFSSLSLIESIAEDVQVFFTHAYASWEKGTNERHNRMLREFIPKGVTLRPLSYSYLLEVTDTINHRPRKIMGYTTPAERLQEELADLQAA
- the yidD gene encoding membrane protein insertion efficiency factor YidD, yielding MAEKPLVKMVRGYQKYISPMFPPTCRYYPSCSTYMIQAVNKHGTLKGAAMGTARIIRCNPMVPGGLDPVPDHFTLRRNREEMSDEDRAYLIAQMEKHDHHHHEIE
- a CDS encoding DJ-1 family glyoxalase III; this encodes MKTMILLGEGYEEVEAITVIDYLRRAEIPIDMISINESLSTIGDHGIEIMADKMLDDIDIDSYDMVITPGGRPGAEKLAKDKRVTDLIAQQVANNKYVSSICASPIALEAAGITKDLEGTCYPGFEDQVHYKTFHEDITYYDGNHKVLTSRGPATAVYFALDIIRILKGDAKAQEIADGLLLPLVEGKEG
- a CDS encoding Asp23/Gls24 family envelope stress response protein; translated protein: MAETNEQVKHENNLAFEPRVLERIANNSVQDVDGILELKGNFTSGVKSFFSSEDDKTKGVNAEVGSKEVAIDLEVIAEYGKNIPAAFNQTIEKVKANVEKMTGLRVVEVNMNVNDVMTRADYQQQQSEEERQRAEERRRAHQNGEFTDGSRVQ
- a CDS encoding DUF2273 domain-containing protein, which translates into the protein MSERNKREERAIWRQYKGRIIGLLSAFIFALLWVVFTFGTALLVFVIAVVGFIVGAYFDGEVDLRAWLRFFMK
- the amaP gene encoding alkaline shock response membrane anchor protein AmaP, translated to MGGFRRFLQIILTLVGLVALLAVIALFYPIQYLTPFVKETVLGDTYGQWAMLAGLAFVALVVLVVFLQAVVAPAKRDHLEVKTDAGVLSFTKHSVEDTAVRASQRVSGVKFPEAKVRFGKRPEDTKVSVVFQVDDATNVIDLASRVQERVRDTVAVSLGIPVADVNVKVNQIDRSVVVAEKQAKQKAAPRVQ
- a CDS encoding NADPH-dependent FMN reductase, producing the protein MKTVVISGSNVGTKSRVAADEYIKQAKSYRPDADMELIDLAEKDMVFSDGRNYFEYPGDTGQVLKTIMAADVLVLTMPTFQASYPATVKNLFDLLPVNAFRDKVVGVINTAGSPRHYLMVETQLMPILNYMKATVVNKYVFIEERDFSRNEIVSDDIIFRIERLVDDVFTMADVQAEIQAKKDAAYGF